In Arthrobacter sp. SLBN-112, a genomic segment contains:
- the mnmA gene encoding tRNA 2-thiouridine(34) synthase MnmA produces the protein MRVLAAMSGGVDSAVAAARAVEAGHDVVGVHLALSRMPGTLRTGSRGCCTIEDSRDAWRACDVLGIPYYVWDFSERFKEDVVQDFIDEYAAGRTPNPCMRCNERIKFAALLEKAIALGFDAVCTGHYAKVIEDADGNRELHRAADWAKDQSYVLGVLTHEQLKHSMFPLADTPSKAEVRAEAERRGLSVANKPDSHDICFIPDGDTAGWLAEKIEMTTGDIVDESGAKVGEHPGANAFTVGQRRGLKLGTPAADGKPRFVLEIRPKENKVVVGPEALLAIDEIRGIKVSWAGLPIPEVDTGAEFNCHAQVRAHGDPVPAKAWTEPALDGASGSQLVVRLEAPLRGVAPGQTVVLYQGSRVLGQATIDAARSLQRAAL, from the coding sequence CGGGCACGACGTCGTCGGCGTCCACCTTGCCCTGTCCCGCATGCCCGGAACCCTGCGCACCGGCAGCCGCGGCTGTTGCACCATCGAAGACTCCCGCGACGCATGGCGTGCCTGCGATGTGCTCGGCATCCCGTACTACGTCTGGGATTTTTCCGAGCGCTTCAAGGAAGACGTCGTCCAGGACTTCATCGACGAATACGCTGCCGGCCGGACTCCCAACCCCTGCATGCGCTGCAACGAACGCATCAAGTTCGCCGCCCTGCTGGAGAAGGCCATTGCCCTGGGCTTCGACGCCGTCTGCACCGGCCACTACGCCAAGGTGATCGAGGACGCCGACGGCAACCGGGAACTCCACCGGGCAGCCGACTGGGCGAAAGACCAGAGCTATGTCCTGGGTGTCCTGACGCACGAACAACTCAAGCACTCCATGTTCCCGCTGGCCGACACCCCGTCCAAGGCCGAGGTCCGTGCCGAAGCGGAGCGCCGTGGCCTCTCCGTCGCCAACAAGCCGGACAGCCACGACATCTGCTTCATTCCCGACGGTGACACCGCCGGCTGGCTCGCCGAAAAAATCGAGATGACCACCGGTGACATCGTGGACGAGTCCGGCGCCAAGGTGGGGGAGCACCCGGGAGCCAACGCCTTCACGGTGGGCCAGCGGCGCGGACTCAAACTGGGCACCCCGGCGGCCGACGGCAAGCCCCGCTTCGTCCTGGAAATCCGGCCCAAGGAAAACAAGGTCGTCGTGGGACCTGAAGCCCTGCTCGCCATCGACGAGATCCGCGGCATCAAGGTCTCCTGGGCAGGCCTTCCCATTCCCGAGGTGGACACGGGGGCGGAGTTCAACTGCCACGCCCAGGTCCGCGCGCACGGGGATCCCGTACCCGCCAAGGCATGGACGGAGCCGGCCCTGGATGGTGCTTCCGGCAGCCAGCTGGTGGTCCGGCTGGAGGCTCCACTGCGCGGTGTGGCCCCGGGCCAGACCGTGGTGCTGTACCAGGGCAGCCGCGTGCTGGGCCAGGCCACCATTGACGCTGCACGGTCCCTCCAGCGGGCCGCGCTGTAA
- a CDS encoding ABC transporter permease, producing the protein MTTLIDAPPSDADALLPSTKKSAGGGLGQYILVRFLLIFPTILILVTLVFFLMRITGDPITAAMGGRLPPEQLQERIHAAGYDRPLFVQYFEYLGQLATGNFGTTLSDNRKVSEMLTTYGSATLELAINAIIVALLVGIPLGMIAAHRRDHLPDAVLRILAILFYATPVFFAGMLLKLVFSVWLHWLPVAGRAGTRTELSLTALGAPTGIYWLDALRSGNSAAFSDVMSHAVLPALALGLLTAGIFLRLVRTNVIGTLGKDYVEAGRSRGVSEFRLVTKHAYKPALIPIITVMGLQIAVMLGGAVLTETTFEWKGLGFQLANYLTARDFVAVQGIVVLLAVIVAVTNFIVDIVAALIDPRVRY; encoded by the coding sequence ATGACAACTTTGATTGACGCGCCGCCCAGTGATGCCGACGCGCTCCTTCCGTCCACGAAAAAATCTGCAGGGGGAGGGCTGGGCCAGTACATCCTGGTCCGCTTCCTGCTGATCTTCCCTACCATCCTCATCCTCGTCACCTTGGTGTTTTTCCTCATGCGGATCACCGGCGACCCCATCACCGCCGCCATGGGCGGCCGCCTGCCTCCGGAGCAGTTGCAGGAACGCATCCACGCCGCCGGCTACGACCGGCCGCTGTTCGTGCAGTATTTCGAGTACCTGGGGCAGCTCGCCACGGGTAACTTCGGCACCACGCTCTCGGACAACCGCAAGGTCAGCGAGATGCTGACCACCTACGGCTCCGCCACCCTGGAACTGGCCATCAACGCCATCATCGTCGCGCTGCTGGTGGGTATCCCGCTGGGCATGATCGCGGCCCACCGGCGCGACCATCTGCCGGACGCCGTGCTGCGGATCCTGGCGATCCTCTTCTACGCCACCCCCGTGTTCTTTGCCGGCATGCTGCTCAAACTGGTGTTTTCGGTCTGGCTGCACTGGCTCCCGGTCGCCGGCCGCGCCGGGACGCGGACCGAACTGTCGCTCACTGCCCTGGGAGCGCCCACCGGCATCTACTGGCTCGACGCCCTGCGCAGCGGAAACTCGGCAGCCTTCAGCGACGTGATGTCCCATGCGGTCCTCCCGGCGCTGGCCTTGGGCCTCCTGACAGCAGGAATCTTCCTGCGGCTGGTCCGCACCAACGTGATCGGCACCCTCGGGAAGGACTACGTCGAGGCCGGCCGTTCACGCGGCGTCAGTGAGTTCCGGCTGGTCACCAAGCATGCGTACAAGCCTGCCCTGATCCCGATCATCACGGTCATGGGACTGCAGATCGCTGTGATGCTCGGCGGCGCCGTGCTCACCGAAACAACCTTTGAGTGGAAAGGCCTCGGATTCCAGCTGGCCAACTACCTCACGGCGCGCGACTTCGTCGCCGTCCAGGGCATCGTGGTGCTGCTGGCCGTCATCGTCGCCGTCACCAACTTCATCGTGGACATCGTCGCCGCGTTGATCGACCCACGCGTGAGGTACTGA
- a CDS encoding MoxR family ATPase: MSEHSSGPQVLNSLGGGNSENDDAARQALLAVRHEVAKAVVGQDATVTGLLIALLSQGHVLLEGVPGVAKTLLVRALSSALSLDTKRVQFTPDLMPGDVTGSLVYDAHTSEFSFREGPVFTNLLLADEINRTPPKTQASLLEAMEERQVSVDGRARQLPAPFLVAATQNPVEYEGTYPLPEAQLDRFLLKLSMPLPQRQDEIEVIRRHAAGFDPRDLAAAGVQAVAGAEDLERAREAVARVAVEPEIIGYIVDLVRATRNAPSFHLGVSPRGATALLNTSRSWAWLSGRPFVTPDDVKALALPCLRHRVALQPEAQMDGVRVDDVLGSILASVPVPR, encoded by the coding sequence ATGAGCGAACACAGCAGCGGACCGCAGGTCCTCAATTCGTTGGGCGGCGGCAATTCAGAGAACGACGACGCAGCGAGGCAGGCGCTCCTCGCTGTCCGCCACGAGGTGGCAAAGGCAGTGGTGGGGCAGGACGCAACTGTCACGGGCCTCCTGATCGCCTTGCTTTCGCAGGGGCACGTGCTGCTGGAAGGCGTCCCGGGCGTGGCCAAGACCCTGCTGGTCCGGGCGTTGTCCTCGGCCTTGAGCCTGGACACCAAACGCGTGCAGTTCACGCCGGACCTGATGCCGGGCGACGTCACCGGCTCGCTGGTCTACGACGCCCACACGTCCGAATTCAGCTTCCGGGAGGGGCCGGTGTTCACCAATCTCCTGCTCGCGGACGAGATCAACCGGACGCCACCCAAGACCCAGGCCTCGCTCCTTGAAGCCATGGAGGAGCGGCAGGTGTCCGTGGACGGCCGCGCCCGGCAACTGCCGGCACCGTTCCTGGTGGCCGCCACCCAGAATCCGGTGGAGTACGAGGGGACCTATCCCCTGCCCGAGGCGCAGCTGGACCGGTTCCTGCTCAAGCTCAGCATGCCGCTGCCGCAGCGCCAGGACGAGATCGAGGTCATCCGGCGCCACGCGGCCGGGTTCGATCCCCGCGACCTGGCTGCCGCCGGCGTGCAGGCGGTGGCCGGTGCGGAGGACCTGGAACGGGCCCGCGAGGCAGTTGCCCGGGTGGCTGTCGAACCGGAAATCATCGGCTACATTGTGGACCTGGTTCGGGCCACGCGGAACGCCCCGTCATTCCACCTGGGGGTCTCCCCGCGTGGTGCCACCGCCCTGCTCAACACGTCAAGGTCCTGGGCGTGGCTCTCCGGCCGCCCCTTCGTCACCCCCGATGACGTCAAGGCACTCGCACTGCCCTGCCTGCGCCACCGCGTGGCGCTGCAACCTGAGGCGCAGATGGATGGGGTCCGGGTGGATGATGTCCTGGGCAGCATCCTGGCGTCCGTTCCCGTTCCCCGCTGA
- a CDS encoding ABC transporter ATP-binding protein, whose amino-acid sequence MTENLGSVSDHTEQDRKTVLEIDHLQVTFATDGGDVHAVKDVNLEVRAGEVLAIVGESGSGKTVTAKTILGLLPETAVSSGAVLINGTNVISLSPGRLRQIRGRDVAMVFQEPSTALNPVFTVGWQIAEGIRAHAGADGSGRVSKKEAKERAIEALRKVGIPDPEHRVNYYPHQFSGGQKQRVVIAAALALNPGLIVADEPTTALDVTVQAEILELLRDLRDKYGTSIVLITHNMGVVADLADRVVVMYRGDIVEEATAKTLFAEPRQDYTRNLLAAVPHLGRNSASAGLTKRPHQDGEVLVSADNLVIEYPGRLGTPAFKAVDGVSFTLSRGEVFGLVGESGSGKTTIGRAIAGLNRTTGGSLKVLGYEMLNLRERTFKPLRKDIGFVFQDPAASFNPQLTIGECIAEPMLIHTRPSEAQARKRVSELLESVQLPASYAGRYPHELSGGQRQRASLARALSLNPRLLIADEPTSALDVSVQAKVLELFKDIQEEFGFGCLFISHDLAVVDILSSWVGVLYKGKLVEQGIGSQVMGNPQHDYTRRLIASLPVPDPAEQAKRREEHRALLGI is encoded by the coding sequence GTGACCGAAAACCTGGGGTCCGTTTCGGACCACACGGAACAGGACCGCAAAACTGTCCTGGAGATCGACCACCTGCAGGTCACCTTCGCGACCGATGGCGGCGACGTCCATGCCGTCAAGGATGTGAACCTGGAAGTCCGGGCCGGCGAAGTGTTGGCCATCGTGGGTGAATCCGGCTCCGGCAAGACTGTCACCGCCAAAACTATCCTGGGCCTGCTTCCGGAAACGGCTGTGAGTTCCGGCGCGGTGCTGATCAACGGCACCAACGTCATCAGCCTCAGCCCCGGGCGGCTCCGCCAGATCCGCGGCCGCGATGTGGCCATGGTCTTCCAGGAACCCTCCACCGCCCTGAACCCTGTGTTCACGGTGGGATGGCAGATCGCCGAAGGCATCCGTGCCCACGCCGGGGCAGACGGCAGCGGGCGCGTGTCAAAGAAGGAAGCCAAGGAACGGGCCATCGAAGCCCTGCGCAAGGTGGGGATCCCGGACCCCGAACACCGCGTCAACTACTACCCGCACCAGTTCTCCGGCGGGCAAAAGCAGCGTGTGGTGATCGCGGCAGCCCTGGCGTTGAATCCCGGCCTCATCGTCGCTGACGAACCCACCACGGCCCTGGATGTCACAGTCCAGGCGGAAATCCTCGAACTCCTCCGGGACCTGCGGGACAAGTACGGCACCTCGATCGTCCTGATCACCCACAACATGGGCGTGGTGGCCGATCTCGCCGACCGGGTGGTGGTGATGTACCGGGGCGACATCGTCGAAGAAGCCACGGCAAAGACGTTGTTCGCTGAACCCCGCCAGGACTACACCCGCAACCTCCTCGCTGCGGTGCCGCACCTGGGCCGCAACTCGGCGTCGGCCGGCCTCACCAAACGTCCGCACCAGGACGGGGAAGTGCTGGTGTCCGCCGATAACCTGGTGATCGAGTACCCGGGACGGCTGGGAACCCCCGCCTTCAAGGCGGTGGACGGCGTCAGCTTCACCCTGTCCAGGGGCGAGGTGTTCGGCCTCGTAGGGGAATCAGGATCCGGCAAGACAACTATCGGGCGCGCCATCGCCGGGCTGAACCGGACCACCGGCGGCAGCCTGAAGGTTCTGGGCTACGAAATGCTGAACCTTCGCGAGCGCACGTTCAAACCGCTCCGCAAGGACATCGGGTTCGTCTTCCAGGATCCGGCCGCTTCCTTCAACCCGCAACTGACCATCGGTGAGTGCATCGCGGAGCCCATGCTGATCCACACCCGGCCAAGCGAGGCCCAGGCCCGCAAGCGCGTCAGCGAGCTGCTGGAATCGGTGCAGCTGCCGGCGTCATACGCGGGCAGGTACCCGCACGAACTCTCCGGCGGTCAGCGGCAGCGGGCGTCACTGGCCCGGGCCCTGAGCCTGAACCCGCGCCTGCTGATTGCGGATGAGCCGACGTCGGCCCTGGACGTTTCGGTACAGGCGAAGGTCCTGGAATTGTTCAAGGATATCCAGGAGGAGTTTGGCTTCGGCTGCCTGTTCATCAGCCACGACCTAGCCGTGGTGGACATCCTGTCCTCCTGGGTGGGCGTGCTGTACAAGGGCAAGCTGGTGGAGCAGGGGATCGGCAGCCAGGTCATGGGCAACCCCCAACATGACTACACACGCCGCCTGATTGCCTCCCTGCCGGTGCCGGACCCGGCCGAACAGGCCAAGCGCCGGGAGGAACACCGGGCGCTGCTGGGCATCTGA
- a CDS encoding ABC transporter substrate-binding protein, with protein MIKSTTALHRAIALAGISALALTACTGPSGGGGTSTGSAGGGAITFGTTDKVVTLDPAGSYDAGSFLVMNQVYPFLMNSKPGSAEVSPDIAESASFTSPTEFTVKLKPNLKFANGHALTASDVKFSYDRVIKINDPNGPASLLSNLKSVDAKDDTTVVFTLKAGNDQVFPSVLGTNTGPIVDEEVFPADKVMSDEDIVAAKPFAGPYTIDSYKKNELVSLKSNPDYSGLLGKPSNDSAVIKYYADSNNLKLDVQGGNIDVAGRSLTATDAADLGKDSKVKVYKGPGGELRYIVFNFDTMPFGAKTPEANPAKALAVRQAMADIVDRQAISDQVYKGTYVPAYSVVADGLPGAIQPMKDLYGDGSGKPSLDKAKKVLSDAGITGPVTVKLQYNPDHYGKSSGDEYAMVKEQLEKSGLFTVDLQSTEWVTYSKARTSDAYPVYQLGWFPDYSDADNYLTPFFIPGNFLKNHYENPTVTDLIQKQLTTPDKTERQKLIGDAQTAVAKDLSTLPLLQGSQLLVAGADVKGVEKTLDPSFKTRLGVLSK; from the coding sequence ATGATCAAGAGCACAACGGCCCTGCACCGCGCCATCGCGCTGGCAGGCATCTCCGCCCTGGCCCTGACAGCCTGCACAGGGCCCTCCGGCGGCGGGGGAACGTCCACCGGCAGTGCCGGCGGCGGTGCCATTACTTTCGGAACCACGGACAAGGTCGTAACCCTCGACCCCGCCGGTTCCTACGACGCAGGCTCCTTCCTGGTGATGAACCAGGTCTACCCCTTCCTGATGAACTCCAAGCCCGGTTCGGCCGAGGTCAGCCCGGACATCGCTGAGTCCGCGTCCTTCACCTCGCCCACCGAGTTCACTGTGAAGCTCAAGCCCAACCTGAAGTTCGCCAACGGCCACGCGCTGACTGCCTCCGACGTGAAGTTCTCCTACGACCGCGTCATCAAGATCAATGATCCCAACGGTCCCGCATCGCTGCTGTCCAACCTCAAGTCGGTTGACGCGAAGGACGACACCACCGTGGTGTTCACCCTCAAGGCAGGTAATGACCAGGTCTTCCCCAGCGTCCTTGGCACCAACACCGGTCCGATCGTGGATGAGGAAGTCTTTCCGGCCGACAAGGTGATGAGCGATGAGGACATCGTTGCGGCCAAGCCCTTCGCTGGTCCCTACACCATCGATTCCTACAAGAAGAATGAACTCGTCAGCCTCAAGAGCAATCCTGACTACAGCGGGCTGCTGGGCAAGCCGTCCAACGACAGCGCCGTGATCAAGTACTACGCGGACTCCAACAACCTGAAGCTGGACGTCCAGGGCGGCAACATCGACGTTGCCGGCCGCAGCCTCACCGCCACGGACGCCGCAGACCTTGGAAAGGACTCCAAGGTCAAGGTCTACAAGGGCCCGGGTGGCGAGCTGCGCTACATCGTCTTCAACTTCGACACCATGCCGTTCGGCGCCAAGACGCCCGAAGCCAACCCTGCCAAGGCCCTGGCCGTTCGCCAGGCCATGGCGGACATAGTTGACCGGCAGGCCATCTCGGACCAGGTGTACAAGGGAACCTATGTTCCCGCCTACTCGGTGGTGGCGGACGGACTGCCCGGCGCAATCCAGCCCATGAAGGACCTGTACGGGGACGGCAGCGGCAAGCCGAGCCTGGACAAGGCAAAGAAGGTCCTCAGTGACGCCGGGATCACCGGTCCGGTCACCGTGAAGCTGCAGTACAACCCGGACCACTACGGCAAGTCCTCGGGTGACGAATACGCCATGGTCAAGGAACAGCTGGAGAAGTCCGGCCTGTTCACCGTGGACCTGCAGTCCACCGAATGGGTGACGTACTCCAAGGCGCGCACCTCTGACGCGTACCCCGTTTACCAGCTCGGCTGGTTCCCGGACTACTCGGATGCGGACAACTACCTCACGCCATTCTTCATCCCGGGCAACTTCCTCAAGAACCACTATGAGAACCCGACTGTCACGGACCTGATCCAGAAACAGCTGACCACACCGGACAAGACCGAACGCCAGAAGCTGATCGGCGATGCCCAGACGGCAGTGGCGAAGGACCTCTCCACCCTGCCGCTCCTGCAGGGCTCGCAGCTCCTGGTGGCGGGGGCTGACGTTAAGGGTGTCGAGAAGACCCTTGACCCCTCCTTCAAGACACGCCTTGGCGTGCTGTCCAAGTAA
- a CDS encoding DUF4129 domain-containing protein: MAAEPPVLPGAEEARRWAAEELAKPEYRDAAPSLLDTLWRNFLDWLQSLDGSRGDAPSVPGIAIAIVIAAIIAASIILARPRLNARTRQAEGVFEQETPLAATDYRARAEAAAAAGNWGDAVVDRFRAVVRNAEHRTVLDPQPGRTADEVARALSVQFAAEAGPLKWAASTFDGIRYGNRPAGSGQYDEMAGLDTRLEAMKPASSASDGTAPVP; the protein is encoded by the coding sequence ATGGCCGCTGAGCCGCCGGTGCTTCCCGGCGCCGAAGAGGCACGGCGATGGGCGGCTGAGGAGCTGGCCAAACCGGAATACCGGGATGCCGCCCCGTCCTTGCTTGACACCCTGTGGCGGAACTTCCTGGACTGGCTGCAATCCCTGGATGGCTCCCGCGGGGACGCCCCGTCGGTCCCCGGGATCGCCATCGCCATCGTCATTGCCGCGATCATCGCGGCCTCCATCATCCTTGCGCGCCCCCGGCTGAACGCCCGCACCCGGCAGGCCGAGGGCGTCTTTGAGCAGGAAACCCCGCTGGCAGCCACGGACTACCGTGCCCGCGCCGAAGCTGCGGCCGCGGCGGGAAACTGGGGGGACGCCGTCGTCGACCGCTTCCGTGCCGTGGTCCGCAACGCCGAACACCGCACGGTACTGGACCCTCAACCCGGCAGGACGGCAGACGAAGTGGCGCGGGCTCTGTCCGTCCAGTTCGCGGCCGAAGCCGGGCCCCTGAAGTGGGCAGCGTCCACCTTTGACGGGATCCGCTACGGAAACCGGCCGGCCGGCAGCGGGCAGTACGACGAAATGGCGGGACTCGATACCAGGCTGGAGGCCATGAAGCCCGCATCCTCCGCTTCCGATGGCACGGCACCCGTGCCATGA
- a CDS encoding chorismate mutase, producing MTQHNPSSPGSDDFDPSASSLAGHVDNSVMAELLSIRSSIDNIDATLVYLLAERFKATQKVGFLKAAHRLPAGDPGREAAQIARLRRLAEDAHLDPAFAEKFLNFIIGEVIRHHEAIAEDHQASAEANPHTSALA from the coding sequence ATGACGCAGCACAACCCCAGCTCTCCCGGCTCCGACGATTTTGATCCATCCGCCAGTTCACTGGCAGGCCACGTGGATAATTCGGTGATGGCTGAACTGCTGTCCATCCGTTCCAGCATCGACAACATCGATGCCACCTTGGTGTACCTGCTGGCCGAACGTTTCAAAGCCACGCAAAAGGTGGGCTTCCTGAAGGCCGCACACCGGTTGCCCGCAGGCGACCCCGGACGTGAAGCCGCCCAGATCGCACGGCTGCGGCGCCTCGCCGAGGACGCCCACCTCGATCCGGCCTTCGCGGAAAAGTTCCTTAACTTCATCATCGGCGAGGTCATCCGCCACCACGAGGCCATCGCCGAGGACCACCAGGCTTCGGCGGAGGCCAACCCCCACACCTCAGCACTGGCGTGA
- a CDS encoding ABC transporter permease, whose translation MTAETTLEPVANPRAPFFRRLPVVSHFNKSVGLQRFMLVVGMVLTGVFLLTALTAPLLAPYGFAQLSDADGSFPTQQAPGGKHLLGTTVGGYDVLSRVIWGTQTALLVIIVAVILSIFAGVILGLVSGYIGGWLDRILVVVADAIYAFPSLLVAIVMAIVISGGQSSLLGGILAAAISITVVFIPQYFRVIRAETIRLKAEPFVESAKVVGASNIRIMTRHIYRNATRTLPLIFTLNASESILTLAGLGFLGFGIEPSSAAEWGFDLNKALADTTSGIWWTGLFPGLAIVWTVLGLTLVGESINDLNDPRLRGRKRISRKAAAASVGPGTETELSNP comes from the coding sequence ATGACTGCCGAGACCACCCTGGAACCCGTGGCCAACCCGCGGGCACCCTTCTTCCGGCGGCTGCCGGTTGTTTCCCATTTCAACAAGAGCGTCGGACTGCAGCGCTTCATGCTGGTCGTAGGCATGGTCCTCACCGGCGTCTTCCTGCTGACCGCGCTGACCGCTCCGCTGCTGGCCCCGTACGGCTTCGCCCAGCTCTCGGATGCCGACGGCAGCTTCCCCACCCAGCAGGCCCCCGGCGGCAAGCACCTTTTGGGCACCACCGTTGGCGGTTATGACGTCCTCTCGCGGGTCATCTGGGGCACCCAGACGGCACTGCTGGTCATCATCGTCGCCGTGATCCTCTCCATCTTCGCCGGCGTCATCCTTGGCCTGGTGAGCGGCTACATCGGCGGCTGGCTGGACCGCATCCTGGTGGTGGTCGCCGATGCGATTTACGCCTTTCCGTCCCTGCTGGTCGCAATCGTCATGGCCATCGTCATCAGCGGCGGCCAGTCCAGCCTGCTGGGCGGGATCCTGGCTGCCGCCATCTCCATCACCGTCGTGTTCATCCCGCAGTACTTCCGGGTGATCCGGGCCGAAACCATCAGGCTGAAGGCGGAACCCTTCGTCGAATCGGCCAAGGTGGTGGGCGCCTCCAACATCCGGATCATGACCCGGCACATCTACCGCAACGCCACCCGCACGCTGCCGCTGATCTTCACGCTCAACGCTTCCGAATCCATCCTGACCCTCGCCGGGTTGGGCTTCCTGGGCTTCGGCATCGAACCAAGCTCAGCCGCGGAATGGGGCTTTGACCTGAACAAGGCGCTCGCCGACACCACGTCCGGCATCTGGTGGACGGGTCTGTTCCCAGGCCTCGCCATCGTCTGGACAGTGCTGGGGCTGACGCTCGTGGGCGAAAGCATCAACGACCTCAACGATCCGCGCCTCCGCGGGCGGAAGCGGATCAGCCGAAAAGCAGCTGCCGCTTCAGTTGGACCCGGCACCGAAACAGAATTGAGCAACCCGTGA
- a CDS encoding DUF58 domain-containing protein: protein MAISGRFVAVVLLGLVPVLLVPSWLTVLATVAVLAALLCTDLLFAGSLRRVSLVRPAPGNVTLNNQVEAVFTVSNDGSRPLRGSARDGWQPSAGARNPVQEIDVPAGESRRYTVRLRPVRRGDLTTRHVTIRSFGPLRLAARQRTIGCPGSLRVLPPFHSRRHLPSKLRKLRELDGKAAVQIRGAGTEFDSLRDYVRGDDVRSIDWRATARRSAVVVRTWRPERDRRVVMVLDTSRTSAARISDETRLDTGMEAALLLGVLAERGGDRVDFVAFDRRTRARAASAGQGNILGRLVQAMAPLEAELIEMDWPAVPAQVRALSAHRSLVVLLTSLDGGAPEEGLLPAAERLASQHVVVVAAVRDPQLGTMLRERNDATGVFRAAAAERALLQRAALTAELRRYGVEVVDAEPHELPPRLADMYIRLKAAGRL, encoded by the coding sequence ATGGCCATCTCGGGGCGCTTCGTAGCGGTGGTGCTGCTTGGCCTTGTCCCGGTCCTGCTGGTTCCGAGCTGGTTGACCGTCCTGGCCACCGTCGCCGTGCTGGCGGCACTGCTGTGTACCGACCTGTTGTTCGCAGGGTCGTTGCGGCGGGTCAGCCTGGTGCGCCCGGCGCCTGGGAACGTGACGCTCAACAACCAGGTGGAGGCGGTGTTCACGGTAAGCAATGACGGCAGCCGGCCGCTGCGGGGCTCGGCCAGGGACGGTTGGCAACCGTCCGCCGGCGCCCGGAACCCGGTCCAGGAGATCGACGTGCCGGCAGGCGAAAGCCGGCGGTACACGGTCCGGCTTCGACCCGTCCGGCGCGGGGACCTCACAACGCGGCACGTAACCATCCGTTCCTTTGGCCCGCTCCGCCTCGCGGCCCGCCAGCGCACCATCGGGTGCCCCGGCTCGCTGCGGGTCCTGCCGCCCTTCCATTCCCGGCGGCACTTGCCCTCGAAGCTGAGGAAGCTGCGCGAACTCGACGGCAAGGCCGCCGTCCAGATCCGCGGCGCCGGCACCGAGTTCGACTCCCTGCGCGATTACGTCCGGGGCGACGACGTCCGCTCGATCGACTGGCGCGCCACCGCCCGCCGCTCCGCGGTGGTGGTCCGCACCTGGCGCCCAGAGCGGGACAGACGGGTGGTCATGGTCCTTGATACCTCCCGGACGTCCGCCGCGAGGATCAGCGATGAAACCCGCCTGGACACCGGAATGGAGGCAGCGCTGCTGTTGGGCGTCCTGGCCGAACGGGGCGGCGACCGGGTGGACTTTGTCGCGTTCGACCGGCGGACCAGGGCACGCGCCGCGTCCGCCGGGCAGGGAAACATCCTGGGCAGGCTGGTGCAGGCCATGGCCCCGCTGGAAGCCGAGCTGATCGAGATGGACTGGCCGGCGGTCCCGGCGCAGGTCCGGGCCCTCTCGGCGCATCGGTCCCTCGTGGTCCTGCTGACGTCACTGGACGGCGGTGCGCCGGAGGAGGGCCTGCTCCCGGCCGCCGAACGGCTGGCAAGCCAGCACGTCGTGGTGGTGGCCGCCGTCCGCGACCCGCAGCTGGGCACAATGCTCCGCGAGCGCAACGATGCCACCGGCGTGTTCCGGGCGGCTGCCGCGGAGCGCGCCCTCCTGCAGCGCGCAGCCCTGACCGCCGAGTTGCGGCGCTATGGAGTGGAAGTGGTGGACGCTGAACCCCATGAACTGCCGCCCCGGCTCGCGGACATGTACATCCGGCTCAAAGCTGCGGGTAGATTGTGA
- a CDS encoding DUF4166 domain-containing protein: MSVPIYQQALGSEFSRLQPELQEYFSLAPGSGQYGVGEGTFDVVGCRQRWLRPLLRLTSGEEAFFPEYGEDVPFRIENHAHQDPFGRSSLTARREIRFPGRTRLFQDTTSVTTRGGGAQLVDYVGRYRRLVTDLNLSVTPEGRLRGVSEASRLFLGPLRVPLPRALDAKAYAEQWWDPAEGPDGRHRIQVKVIQPQIGLVLVYAGAFDYRLRPYSGGSSAQSFLPRYAQPDRWENRV; this comes from the coding sequence ATGAGCGTCCCGATCTACCAGCAGGCCCTGGGCTCAGAGTTCTCACGCCTGCAGCCCGAACTGCAGGAGTATTTCTCGCTGGCCCCGGGATCAGGCCAGTACGGCGTGGGCGAAGGAACGTTCGACGTCGTGGGCTGCCGCCAGCGGTGGCTGCGCCCTTTGCTGCGGCTCACCAGCGGCGAAGAGGCTTTCTTTCCCGAATACGGTGAAGACGTACCGTTCCGGATCGAGAACCATGCGCACCAGGATCCGTTTGGCCGTTCCAGCCTGACCGCACGCCGCGAAATCCGCTTCCCCGGGCGTACCCGGCTCTTCCAGGACACCACGAGCGTCACCACACGCGGCGGCGGCGCCCAGCTGGTGGATTACGTTGGCCGGTACCGGCGGCTCGTAACGGACCTGAACTTGAGCGTCACCCCTGAAGGAAGGTTGCGCGGCGTATCGGAGGCTTCGCGGCTCTTCCTCGGGCCGCTCCGGGTGCCCCTCCCCCGGGCCCTGGACGCGAAAGCCTACGCGGAGCAATGGTGGGACCCTGCCGAAGGCCCCGATGGGAGGCACCGGATCCAGGTGAAAGTGATCCAGCCGCAGATCGGTCTGGTCCTGGTGTATGCGGGGGCTTTCGACTACCGGTTGCGTCCCTACTCCGGCGGCAGCTCCGCCCAGAGCTTCCTCCCCCGCTACGCCCAGCCGGACCGCTGGGAGAACAGGGTCTGA